The region ACGACGACCTCGACGAATGCGCCGGCCGTGACGGTCACGGCGACAGGCTTCGCGAACATGCCGGGGCCGTCAGGACGGACGACGGCCTCGAGCGTGTATCGACCGGGTGGCAGTTCGAGCTCGAACCGACCGTCTTCTCCGCTGGTCGTCTCCGCGATGTCCCCGTCGCCGGCCAGGGCCCGAACCTCCACACCCTCGAGTGGCTCGTCCGGACACGGGCTCCCCTTCTGTACGACCGGGCAGGTCGGCCCGAGGAGGACCTGGCCACGAACGCCGGACGATAAGGCGGCTTCGTCGCCACCGTCCGACGCGCACGCCGTCAAGACGAGAAGAACAAGGACTGAGACGAGTGAGAGACGGCGCATCCCAGGTGAGACGCCTCGACGCTATGCGGCCGTTCCCCGAGAGGAACGCCTCAAACGTCCGCGTACGCCTCCGGCTTGAGCGTCGCGATGTAGGGAAGGTTCCGGAACTTCTCCGCGAAGTCGAGGCCGTACCCGACGACGAAGTCGGGCGGGATCTCGAAGCCCACGTAGCGGATGTCCAGGTGGACACGCTGGATCCCCGTCTTTTTCAGGAGCGCGCAGACCTCGAGGCTTGCGGGGCGTCGCCCGCGGAGGTTCTTCAGCAGGTAATTGATGGTGAGCCCGGAGTCGACGATGTCCTCGACGAGCAACACGTGGCGCTCCTCGAGGTCGTGTTCGAGGTCCTTGAGGATCCGGACGACTCCGGACGTCTTCGTCGCGGCACCGTACGAGGCCACGGCCATGAAGTCTGTCTCGACGGGCATGCGGATATATCGAGCGAGGTCCGCCATCACCACGAATGCGCCCTTGAGGACGCCGATCAGCAACAGGTCGCGACCCGCGTAGTCCTGCGCGATCTGCTCGCCCAGCTCACGCAGCTTCTGCTGGATCTCCGCTTCGGTGATGAGCACCCGCTCGATGTCACGCTCATACGCTGCGGCATGCGGCGCAACGGCGGGTGGCGGTGCCGCTTGCTCGATCTCGGACAGCGCCGACCGGCCTTCCATCTCGCCCCCCTTCACACCCGGCTCTCGGGGGAAGTGCGAGAGAGGGAAACATACTCTCGCTCGCGACGAGCCTTCAATCCAGAAGGAAGGTCGCGGCTGCGGC is a window of Actinomycetota bacterium DNA encoding:
- a CDS encoding prealbumin-like fold domain-containing protein; its protein translation is MRRLSLVSVLVLLVLTACASDGGDEAALSSGVRGQVLLGPTCPVVQKGSPCPDEPLEGVEVRALAGDGDIAETTSGEDGRFELELPPGRYTLEAVVRPDGPGMFAKPVAVTVTAGAFVEVVVPVDSGIR
- the hpt gene encoding hypoxanthine phosphoribosyltransferase, with amino-acid sequence MEGRSALSEIEQAAPPPAVAPHAAAYERDIERVLITEAEIQQKLRELGEQIAQDYAGRDLLLIGVLKGAFVVMADLARYIRMPVETDFMAVASYGAATKTSGVVRILKDLEHDLEERHVLLVEDIVDSGLTINYLLKNLRGRRPASLEVCALLKKTGIQRVHLDIRYVGFEIPPDFVVGYGLDFAEKFRNLPYIATLKPEAYADV